In Trichocoleus desertorum NBK24, the following are encoded in one genomic region:
- the hemJ gene encoding protoporphyrinogen oxidase HemJ produces MAYFWFKAFHIIGVVVWFAGLFYLVRLFIYHVEAEEKPEPARSILQQQYALMEKRLYNIITTPGMAVTVAMAIGMLYTQPDLLRARWLHFKLGFVAVLLVYHHYCGRLLKQLDRGECKWNSRQLRALNEAPTLLLVVIVMLAVFKNNLPTDATAWVVVGLVITMAVTIQLYAKIRRKNEEKMAAAAQTTDNSLPANS; encoded by the coding sequence ATGGCTTATTTCTGGTTTAAAGCATTTCATATCATCGGCGTCGTGGTTTGGTTCGCCGGACTTTTCTATTTAGTACGTTTATTCATCTATCACGTAGAGGCAGAAGAGAAGCCAGAACCTGCCCGTTCCATCTTGCAGCAGCAGTATGCCTTGATGGAAAAGCGCCTGTACAACATCATTACCACGCCCGGAATGGCTGTGACAGTGGCAATGGCGATCGGGATGCTGTATACCCAACCTGACCTTTTGCGCGCTCGCTGGTTACACTTCAAATTGGGATTCGTCGCGGTCTTGTTGGTCTATCACCACTACTGCGGTCGTCTGCTCAAACAACTAGATAGAGGCGAATGTAAGTGGAACAGTCGGCAGTTGCGAGCTTTAAATGAAGCACCCACGCTTCTGCTAGTCGTGATCGTAATGTTGGCAGTCTTCAAGAACAACTTACCTACTGATGCTACGGCTTGGGTTGTGGTTGGATTAGTGATTACAATGGCTGTGACCATCCAGCTTTACGCCAAAATCCGCCGCAAAAACGAAGAGAAAATGGCTGCCGCTGCTCAAACAACTGACAACTCTTTACCTGCTAATTCTTAA
- a CDS encoding RNA-binding S4 domain-containing protein → MTKTSDTIKLDQFLKVIGIVDTGGQAKMIIQDEVVSVNGVLETRRGRKLVSGDRVTLDGQTFEVDLENL, encoded by the coding sequence ATGACTAAGACGAGCGATACGATTAAACTAGACCAATTTTTGAAGGTAATTGGAATTGTAGATACGGGTGGCCAAGCCAAGATGATCATTCAAGATGAAGTGGTGAGTGTCAATGGCGTTTTAGAAACTCGTCGGGGTCGCAAGTTGGTTTCTGGCGATCGCGTTACCCTTGATGGGCAAACCTTTGAAGTGGATTTGGAGAACCTTTAG